The Streptomyces sp. NBC_01689 genome includes a window with the following:
- a CDS encoding response regulator transcription factor produces the protein MPRDQRPVKCVRVLLAEDQGMMRGALALLLGMEDDLEVVAQVGTGDAIVDAVLLHRPDVALLDIELPGMSGLDAAAELRRQAPDCRVLILTTFGRPGYLRRAMEAGAAGFLVKDGPVEELAAAIRRVLTGERVIDPALAAAALSAGPSPLTARECDVLKASVDGATVADIAGRLHLSESTVRNYLSSAIGKTGTRNRMEAMREARQQGWL, from the coding sequence ATGCCCCGGGATCAGCGGCCGGTGAAGTGTGTGCGGGTCCTGCTCGCCGAGGACCAGGGAATGATGCGCGGCGCGCTCGCCCTGCTGCTCGGCATGGAAGACGATCTGGAGGTGGTCGCGCAGGTCGGGACGGGCGACGCGATCGTGGACGCGGTGCTGCTGCACCGCCCGGACGTGGCCCTGCTGGACATCGAACTGCCCGGCATGAGCGGTCTGGACGCGGCCGCCGAACTGCGCCGACAGGCCCCGGACTGCCGGGTGTTGATCCTCACCACGTTCGGCCGGCCCGGATATCTGCGGCGCGCGATGGAAGCGGGCGCCGCGGGGTTCCTGGTCAAGGACGGACCCGTGGAGGAACTGGCCGCGGCGATCCGCCGGGTGCTGACCGGCGAGCGGGTCATCGACCCGGCGCTGGCCGCGGCCGCGCTGAGCGCCGGGCCCAGTCCGCTCACCGCCCGCGAGTGCGACGTGCTGAAGGCCTCGGTGGACGGCGCCACCGTCGCCGACATCGCGGGCCGGCTCCACCTCTCCGAGTCCACGGTCCGCAACTACCTGTCCTCCGCCATCGGCAAGACCGGCACCCGCAACCGTATGGAGGCGATGCGGGAGGCCCGTCAGCAGGGATGGCTCTGA
- a CDS encoding Zn-dependent alcohol dehydrogenase, protein MRAAVQHETGQDKLDVLDDVEAVGFGPGRVRIRVRATGLCHSDLSAMSGVLPQPAPFVPGHEGAGEITEVGEGVTHLKPGDRVVVCWLPACGACPACRRGQTELCLAGFMNAGTPNFKRSGQDVFGFAGTGTFAEEVVVDAGCAVPIPDDVPFDIAALIGCGVTTGLGAALNTADVAAGSSVAVIGCGGVGISAIQGARLKGAAEIVAVDPVASRRDAALRFGATRAVAPDQLADARQSVTAGEGFDYVFEVVGRSATARTAYENTRRGGTLVVVGAGAMDDFLQLNMFELFFDEKRILPSMYGGGDVLRSYERTVALWRAGRIDLEGLITHRVPLSGINEALDQMRTGTALRTCIEI, encoded by the coding sequence ATGCGCGCAGCCGTACAGCACGAGACCGGGCAGGACAAACTCGACGTCCTCGACGACGTCGAGGCGGTGGGCTTCGGGCCCGGGCGGGTCAGGATCCGGGTGCGGGCCACCGGGCTGTGCCACTCGGACCTGTCCGCGATGAGCGGCGTACTGCCGCAGCCCGCGCCGTTCGTGCCCGGACACGAGGGAGCCGGAGAGATCACCGAGGTCGGCGAGGGCGTCACCCACCTCAAGCCGGGGGACCGGGTCGTCGTCTGCTGGCTGCCCGCCTGCGGCGCCTGTCCCGCCTGCCGACGCGGCCAGACCGAGCTGTGCCTGGCCGGCTTCATGAACGCGGGCACCCCCAACTTCAAGCGCTCCGGCCAGGACGTCTTCGGTTTCGCCGGGACCGGGACCTTCGCGGAGGAGGTCGTCGTGGACGCGGGCTGCGCCGTGCCCATCCCCGACGACGTGCCCTTCGACATCGCGGCCCTCATCGGCTGCGGTGTCACCACCGGGCTCGGCGCCGCCCTCAACACCGCGGACGTGGCGGCCGGTTCGTCCGTCGCGGTGATCGGCTGCGGAGGCGTCGGGATCTCCGCGATCCAGGGCGCGCGGCTCAAGGGCGCAGCCGAGATCGTCGCCGTCGACCCGGTCGCCTCCCGTCGCGACGCGGCACTGAGGTTCGGCGCGACGAGGGCGGTCGCGCCGGACCAACTCGCCGACGCCAGGCAGTCGGTGACCGCGGGCGAGGGCTTCGACTACGTCTTCGAGGTCGTCGGCAGGTCGGCCACCGCCCGCACCGCCTACGAGAACACCCGGCGCGGCGGCACCCTCGTCGTCGTCGGCGCGGGCGCCATGGACGACTTCCTCCAGCTCAACATGTTCGAGCTGTTCTTCGACGAGAAGCGCATCCTGCCCTCCATGTACGGCGGCGGAGACGTCCTGCGCTCCTACGAGCGGACCGTCGCCCTCTGGCGTGCGGGCCGCATAGACCTGGAGGGCCTGATCACCCACCGGGTGCCGCTGTCCGGGATCAACGAGGCGCTGGACCAGATGCGGACGGGCACCGCCCTGCGCACCTGCATCGAGATCTGA
- a CDS encoding 3-oxoacyl-ACP reductase — MSLPLEGLTAIVTGAGRGLGRAEALELAGLGASVVVNDYGRPGRDGSGAVSAAPAEEVAAEIRAAGGRAVAHIGDVADHEQARGLVESAFAEFGGLDILVNNAGILRDRMVFSMSEEEWDSVIRVHLKGHFNMTHFASAHWRTRSKAAGAPVYGRIVNTSSEAFLAGSAGQPNYAAAKAGIVGLTTSTALALARYGVTANVICPRARTRMTEDVFAGLPASRSGAEPGKGLDPLAPEHVAPLVGYLVSPAAAHVNGQLFVAHGGMVAVVERPRVAVKFDTEQDAFTYEELDALLSPHYAARPRGETFAAAEVLGLTHG, encoded by the coding sequence ATGTCACTGCCACTCGAAGGGCTGACCGCGATCGTCACCGGCGCGGGGCGCGGCCTCGGCCGGGCCGAGGCGCTGGAGCTCGCGGGCCTGGGCGCGTCCGTCGTCGTCAACGACTACGGACGCCCCGGGCGGGACGGTTCGGGCGCCGTCTCGGCGGCGCCGGCCGAGGAGGTCGCCGCCGAGATCCGGGCCGCGGGCGGCCGGGCCGTCGCCCACATCGGCGACGTCGCCGACCACGAACAGGCCCGTGGGCTGGTCGAGTCGGCGTTCGCCGAGTTCGGCGGGCTCGACATCCTGGTCAACAACGCGGGCATCCTGCGCGACCGGATGGTCTTCTCGATGTCCGAGGAGGAGTGGGACTCGGTGATCCGGGTCCATCTCAAGGGCCACTTCAACATGACGCACTTCGCCTCCGCGCACTGGCGGACCCGGTCCAAGGCGGCCGGCGCCCCCGTGTACGGACGGATCGTCAACACCTCGTCGGAGGCGTTCCTCGCGGGCTCCGCCGGGCAGCCCAACTACGCGGCGGCCAAAGCCGGGATCGTCGGCCTGACCACGTCGACCGCGCTGGCGCTCGCCCGGTACGGGGTGACGGCGAACGTCATCTGCCCGCGGGCCCGGACCCGGATGACCGAGGACGTGTTCGCGGGCCTCCCGGCCTCGCGGTCCGGTGCGGAGCCGGGGAAGGGGCTGGACCCGCTCGCCCCCGAGCATGTCGCCCCGCTCGTCGGCTACTTGGTCTCACCGGCCGCCGCGCACGTCAACGGGCAGCTGTTCGTGGCGCACGGCGGCATGGTCGCGGTCGTCGAACGGCCGCGGGTGGCCGTCAAGTTCGACACCGAGCAGGACGCCTTCACCTACGAGGAACTCGACGCCCTGCTCAGCCCGCACTACGCCGCGCGCCCGCGCGGCGAGACGTTCGCGGCGGCCGAGGTCCTGGGCCTGACCCACGGATAG
- a CDS encoding ABC transporter ATP-binding protein, producing the protein MTGTDTAVSFAGAVKAFGAVRAVDGVDLEMRRGETVALLGRNGAGKSTTISLLLGLNEPDEGSVSLFGGSPEQAVRAGLVGAMLQEARPVSRVTVRELVSFVAGRYPAPLPVDEALRLAGIAELAGRRADRLSGGQTQRVRFAVALAGNPALIVLDEPTAALDVEARQAFWASMRAYARRGHTVLFSTHYLDEADAHADRILVIDRGRIVADGTGEQLKRSVGGNLVSFDLAGEGTQGLTLLPGVVSVEVRGDRARLRTDDSDATVVALARRGSIRGLEVTPASLDDAFLALTSTASEAV; encoded by the coding sequence ATGACGGGGACGGACACGGCGGTGTCCTTCGCGGGGGCCGTCAAGGCGTTCGGCGCGGTGCGCGCCGTGGACGGCGTGGATCTGGAGATGAGGCGCGGCGAGACGGTGGCGCTGCTCGGGCGCAACGGGGCGGGCAAGTCGACGACGATCTCCCTCCTGCTCGGCCTGAACGAGCCCGACGAGGGGTCGGTCTCCCTCTTCGGCGGGTCCCCGGAGCAGGCGGTGCGGGCCGGACTGGTCGGTGCCATGCTCCAGGAGGCGCGGCCGGTGTCCCGCGTCACCGTCCGCGAGCTGGTCTCCTTCGTGGCGGGCCGCTATCCGGCGCCGCTGCCGGTGGACGAGGCGCTGCGGCTGGCGGGGATCGCGGAGCTGGCGGGGCGGCGCGCCGACCGGCTCTCCGGCGGCCAGACGCAACGGGTGCGGTTCGCGGTGGCGCTCGCCGGAAATCCCGCGCTGATCGTGCTGGACGAGCCGACCGCCGCGCTGGACGTGGAGGCGCGGCAGGCGTTCTGGGCGTCGATGCGGGCGTACGCGCGGCGCGGCCACACCGTCCTGTTCTCCACGCACTACCTGGACGAGGCCGACGCGCACGCGGACCGGATCCTCGTCATCGACCGGGGGCGGATCGTCGCGGACGGCACCGGTGAGCAGCTCAAGCGTTCGGTGGGCGGCAACCTCGTCTCCTTCGACCTGGCCGGCGAGGGTACGCAGGGGCTGACCCTGCTGCCCGGCGTGGTGTCCGTGGAGGTGCGCGGGGACCGGGCGCGGCTGCGGACCGACGACTCGGACGCGACGGTGGTCGCGCTCGCCCGGCGCGGCTCGATCCGCGGCCTGGAGGTCACCCCGGCGTCCCTGGACGACGCCTTCCTCGCTCTCACCTCGACTGCTTCGGAGGCGGTGTGA
- a CDS encoding sensor histidine kinase has protein sequence MAWTDSSWIRGLVRRTRTWRESRRRWRAEMAGFKAARRAADRSGQPLPENPGPPPTGFTLLPWLLLGMGAFSNLFQGTTANPWIGAIGLLTFNSLYIYVAFRAFVKVTREARSTRLALAALAVLTCGLAIGYGGNWLLFFPLLGLATGATLRGRWLGRTGIGLAAVAGGVSGFQEGWDAINIAYGTFLSTMVTAAILSLSEAVRELRAAREELARRAVEKERLRFSRDLHDLLGHTLSVIVVKSEAARRLAPRDLESALVQITDIESVGRQALTEIREAVTGYREGSLATELDRARSALSAVGVDPVVRQSGPPLVPRSEALLGWVLREAVTNVVRHSGATRCEIVVAGTRDRVRLEVADDGDGLVSPPSVPGVGGTGLKGLTERLAAAGGSLRAGPSPRGGFTVTAELPVEGELPVEGELPTGDGLSAAAADVKGERPTEVPPAVDPAGGPLSKAPRVP, from the coding sequence ATGGCGTGGACGGACAGCTCGTGGATACGAGGGCTCGTCCGCCGGACGAGGACGTGGCGGGAGTCACGGCGGCGGTGGAGGGCGGAGATGGCGGGTTTCAAGGCGGCGCGGCGTGCCGCGGACAGGAGCGGGCAGCCGCTGCCGGAGAATCCCGGTCCGCCGCCGACCGGGTTCACCCTGCTGCCCTGGCTGCTGCTGGGCATGGGCGCCTTCTCCAACCTGTTCCAGGGCACGACCGCGAACCCCTGGATCGGCGCGATCGGCCTGCTCACCTTCAACTCCCTGTACATCTACGTCGCGTTCCGCGCCTTCGTGAAGGTGACGCGCGAGGCCCGCTCCACACGGCTGGCGCTCGCCGCGTTGGCGGTGCTGACCTGCGGCCTCGCCATCGGCTACGGCGGCAACTGGCTGCTGTTCTTCCCGCTGTTGGGTCTGGCGACGGGAGCGACCCTGCGCGGCCGCTGGCTCGGCCGGACGGGCATCGGCCTCGCCGCGGTGGCGGGCGGTGTCTCCGGCTTCCAGGAGGGCTGGGACGCGATCAACATCGCGTACGGCACCTTCCTGTCCACGATGGTCACGGCGGCGATCCTGTCCCTCTCCGAGGCGGTACGGGAGCTGCGGGCGGCCCGTGAGGAGCTCGCCCGGCGCGCCGTCGAGAAGGAACGGCTGCGCTTCTCGCGGGACCTGCACGACCTGCTCGGTCACACGCTCTCCGTGATCGTGGTGAAGTCGGAGGCGGCCCGCCGGCTGGCGCCCCGCGACCTGGAGTCGGCCCTGGTGCAGATCACGGACATCGAGTCGGTCGGGCGCCAAGCCCTCACGGAGATCCGCGAGGCGGTCACGGGCTACCGCGAGGGCAGCCTCGCCACCGAGCTGGACCGGGCCCGCTCCGCGCTGTCCGCGGTGGGCGTCGACCCGGTCGTACGGCAGTCGGGGCCGCCCCTCGTGCCGCGGTCCGAGGCGCTGCTGGGGTGGGTGCTGCGCGAGGCGGTCACCAACGTCGTCCGGCACAGCGGTGCGACCCGCTGCGAGATCGTCGTCGCCGGCACACGGGACCGGGTCCGTCTGGAGGTCGCGGACGACGGGGACGGTCTGGTCTCCCCGCCGTCGGTGCCGGGTGTCGGCGGGACCGGTCTGAAGGGGCTGACCGAACGCCTGGCGGCGGCCGGCGGCTCGCTGCGGGCCGGCCCGTCCCCGCGCGGCGGTTTCACCGTCACCGCCGAACTCCCCGTGGAAGGCGAACTCCCGGTGGAGGGCGAACTCCCCACGGGGGACGGCCTCTCCGCGGCGGCCGCCGACGTGAAGGGGGAACGTCCGACGGAGGTCCCGCCCGCCGTGGACCCGGCGGGCGGGCCGCTGTCCAAGGCGCCCAGGGTGCCGTGA
- a CDS encoding ABC transporter permease translates to MLDYLRLEVRRTLRDTGFVIGGVAMPVMMYLLFTNLGGDDDGGWKTGSMIGMAAYGAVGSALNTGGGVAEDRSTGWLRQLRVTPMTPREVVLGRALTGSVTVLPAIAAVLTAGGLVNGVRMAAWQWAEVALLLWLGSVPFTLLGLGNGYRLTAQTTGVANMACNLGLSVVGGLWFPITLFPGWLQSLSVYTPANRFAELGLSVTDGHAPAPGAVAVLMAWLLAFGSYAVVSYRRAGRSV, encoded by the coding sequence ATGCTGGACTACCTGCGACTGGAGGTCCGCCGGACCCTGCGCGACACCGGGTTCGTGATCGGTGGCGTCGCGATGCCGGTGATGATGTACCTGCTCTTCACCAACCTCGGCGGGGACGACGACGGCGGCTGGAAGACCGGTTCGATGATCGGGATGGCCGCGTACGGCGCGGTGGGCTCGGCGCTGAACACCGGGGGCGGGGTCGCCGAGGACCGGTCGACGGGCTGGCTGCGGCAGCTGCGGGTGACGCCGATGACACCGCGCGAGGTGGTGCTGGGGCGGGCGCTGACCGGCTCGGTGACCGTGCTGCCGGCGATCGCCGCGGTGCTGACGGCGGGCGGTCTGGTCAACGGCGTACGGATGGCGGCCTGGCAGTGGGCGGAGGTCGCCCTGCTGCTCTGGCTCGGCTCCGTCCCGTTCACCCTGCTCGGCCTCGGCAACGGCTACCGGCTGACCGCGCAGACCACCGGCGTCGCGAACATGGCCTGCAACCTGGGGCTCTCGGTGGTGGGCGGGCTGTGGTTCCCGATCACGCTGTTCCCCGGCTGGCTGCAGTCGCTGTCCGTGTACACCCCGGCCAACCGCTTCGCCGAGCTCGGCCTGTCCGTCACCGACGGGCACGCCCCGGCGCCGGGCGCGGTCGCGGTGCTCATGGCCTGGCTGCTGGCCTTCGGTTCGTACGCTGTGGTCTCGTACCGCAGGGCGGGCCGGTCCGTCTGA
- a CDS encoding SigE family RNA polymerase sigma factor translates to MGDRKHTRDEEFRGFVVGRWPRLLRTAFLLTGEQYAAEDLVQSTLERVYVAWRRVGTADDPDAYVRRVMINAHARRHRRRLKEFLAPKDDSGLRHEVPEGADRMAQADDRGALLAALAQLPPRQREAVVLRYWEDLSEATVAEAMGCSVGAVKSNAAKGIAKLRAVPGLADMVAYGGRK, encoded by the coding sequence ATGGGGGATCGGAAACACACGCGTGACGAGGAGTTCCGGGGTTTTGTCGTGGGCCGCTGGCCGCGGCTGCTGCGTACGGCGTTCCTCCTCACGGGGGAGCAGTACGCGGCCGAGGACCTGGTCCAGTCGACGCTGGAACGGGTCTACGTGGCCTGGCGCAGGGTCGGCACGGCCGACGACCCCGACGCGTACGTACGGCGCGTGATGATCAACGCGCATGCCCGCAGACACCGACGGCGGCTCAAGGAGTTCCTGGCGCCGAAGGACGATTCGGGCCTCCGGCACGAGGTTCCCGAGGGCGCCGACCGGATGGCCCAGGCCGACGACCGCGGTGCCCTGCTGGCGGCCCTCGCCCAACTGCCGCCCCGCCAGCGCGAGGCGGTGGTCCTGCGGTACTGGGAGGACCTGAGCGAGGCGACGGTGGCGGAGGCGATGGGCTGCTCGGTGGGCGCGGTGAAGAGCAACGCGGCGAAGGGGATCGCGAAGCTCCGCGCCGTACCTGGACTGGCCGACATGGTGGCGTACGGAGGGCGGAAGTGA
- a CDS encoding MaoC/PaaZ C-terminal domain-containing protein, translating to MPIDAAQALAAEPRTGEITWDRKDVQLYHLGIGAGANPDKSQPATDADELRYTLESALHVLPSFATVAGAGSPGVISGLSMPGVDVDLSRVLHGGQRVVVHRPLPAEGRATATGRIAAVYDKGKAAILVMRTEVVDAGGPLWTNDAQIFVRGEGGWGGERGPSTRLDAPDGPPDRTVERPVRPDQALLYRLSGDWNPLHADPEFAKLAGFDRPILHGLCTYGMTLKAVVDTLLGGDVSRVRSYTTRFAGVVFPGETLRIRMWRGPAPDGGIRVTVTAADRDDAPVLADTVVEHA from the coding sequence ATGCCCATCGACGCCGCACAGGCCCTCGCCGCCGAACCCCGCACCGGTGAGATCACCTGGGACCGCAAGGACGTTCAGCTCTACCACCTCGGCATCGGGGCGGGCGCGAACCCGGACAAGTCCCAACCCGCCACGGACGCCGACGAGTTGCGATACACCCTCGAATCCGCCCTGCACGTCCTGCCGAGCTTCGCCACCGTCGCGGGCGCCGGCTCCCCCGGTGTGATCAGCGGTCTGTCCATGCCCGGCGTCGACGTCGACCTCAGCCGCGTCCTGCACGGCGGACAGCGCGTGGTGGTGCACCGCCCCCTGCCGGCCGAGGGCCGCGCGACGGCCACCGGGCGGATCGCCGCCGTGTACGACAAGGGCAAGGCCGCGATCCTGGTCATGCGCACCGAGGTCGTGGACGCCGGGGGACCGCTGTGGACGAACGACGCCCAGATCTTCGTACGGGGAGAGGGCGGGTGGGGCGGCGAGCGCGGCCCCTCCACCCGCCTCGACGCACCGGACGGGCCGCCGGACCGGACCGTCGAGCGCCCGGTCCGCCCGGACCAGGCGCTGCTCTACCGGCTCTCCGGAGACTGGAACCCGCTGCACGCGGACCCCGAGTTCGCCAAGCTGGCCGGCTTCGACCGGCCGATCCTGCACGGACTGTGCACCTACGGCATGACGCTCAAGGCGGTCGTCGACACGCTGCTCGGCGGCGACGTGTCCCGTGTCCGCTCGTACACCACCCGCTTCGCCGGTGTCGTGTTCCCCGGCGAGACCCTGCGCATCCGCATGTGGCGCGGGCCGGCCCCGGACGGCGGGATCCGGGTGACGGTGACCGCGGCCGACCGGGACGACGCTCCGGTACTGGCCGACACCGTCGTCGAGCACGCGTGA